The Thalassotalea nanhaiensis genome has a window encoding:
- a CDS encoding metal ABC transporter solute-binding protein, Zn/Mn family, translated as MRINFKQKFALVCTALLVTMLPAQAQLNIFACEPEYAALAKELAGDDANIFSATTAKQDPHFVQARPSLISKMRRADVVICAGADLEIGWLPMLQMKSNNRDVQSTEKGLFLASDHVENLDIPVKVDRSMGDVHVLGNPHVHLDPFRVASLAKSFTEKLVQLDGPNAAVYQKNLADFSQRWKTATAKWQKKAEPLQGMKVVAYHSSFKYLFEFLGMQQVGDLEPKPGLPPTSSHLLSVLDIVNQQQVKLVVYTSYQDAKAADWLQDKTDIVSLQLPYTVGGNKQSVDLFTMMEQHISMLLLSLEQK; from the coding sequence GTGCGCATCAATTTTAAACAAAAGTTTGCTTTAGTTTGCACTGCATTGCTGGTAACAATGTTACCAGCTCAGGCACAGCTGAATATATTTGCCTGTGAACCTGAATATGCAGCGCTGGCTAAAGAGCTGGCAGGGGACGATGCGAATATATTTAGTGCAACTACTGCTAAACAAGATCCTCACTTTGTACAAGCAAGACCTAGCTTGATTTCTAAAATGCGTCGTGCGGATGTAGTTATTTGTGCTGGCGCCGACTTAGAAATAGGTTGGTTGCCAATGTTGCAAATGAAGTCTAATAATCGTGATGTTCAATCTACAGAGAAAGGTTTATTTTTAGCATCTGATCATGTTGAAAACCTGGATATCCCGGTTAAGGTTGATCGCTCGATGGGGGATGTCCATGTATTGGGTAACCCGCATGTACATTTAGACCCATTTAGAGTGGCTAGCCTGGCCAAGTCTTTTACTGAAAAGTTAGTGCAACTCGATGGTCCAAACGCTGCTGTTTATCAGAAAAATCTAGCAGATTTTAGCCAACGCTGGAAAACTGCCACGGCTAAATGGCAGAAAAAAGCTGAACCTTTGCAGGGTATGAAGGTAGTTGCTTACCATTCATCATTTAAGTATTTATTTGAGTTTTTAGGCATGCAACAAGTTGGTGATTTAGAACCTAAACCCGGTTTGCCACCTACCAGCTCTCATTTACTCAGTGTACTTGATATTGTGAATCAACAGCAGGTGAAGTTGGTCGTATATACCAGTTATCAAGATGCAAAGGCTGCAGATTGGTTGCAAGATAAGACGGATATTGTAAGCCTGCAACTACCTTATACGGTCGGTGGCAATAAACAGAGCGTTGATTTGTTTACTATGATGGAACAGCATATTTCAATGCTATTGTTGTCGTTAGAACAGAAGTAA
- a CDS encoding metal ABC transporter permease, giving the protein MVELIDILLPAFVAGLLVLSTHVPLGYQVLKRGIIFIDLAIAQIAGLGAVVVQTTDIGHHLPGANYIVAALFALSGAGIIALFERFAKQQLEALIGCLYVLSATGAFLLLANDPHGGDLLKQVLSGQILWVTFSDLYLHMALYAGIVALMVFKPVLLSGKWFYFIFAIAITSSVQMVGVFLVFSTLIIPALATVKLARFKTRFAYLIGVLAYLIGLIASATWDLPSGSAIVWSLAMVAIIVTLLMHKFSIIKT; this is encoded by the coding sequence ATGGTTGAATTAATTGATATTTTACTCCCGGCATTTGTTGCTGGCCTGTTGGTGCTTAGCACCCATGTGCCTTTGGGCTATCAGGTGTTAAAGCGAGGGATTATATTTATTGATTTAGCCATTGCTCAAATTGCCGGGCTTGGCGCTGTAGTGGTACAAACAACTGATATTGGTCATCACTTACCCGGTGCCAATTATATTGTTGCTGCTCTGTTTGCCTTAAGTGGCGCTGGAATTATTGCTTTATTTGAACGCTTTGCAAAGCAGCAGTTAGAAGCATTAATTGGTTGTTTATATGTGTTGTCAGCAACCGGAGCGTTTTTATTGCTTGCCAATGATCCCCATGGCGGTGATTTATTAAAACAAGTATTATCAGGGCAAATTCTTTGGGTGACGTTTTCAGACTTATATCTTCATATGGCTCTATATGCTGGCATTGTTGCACTTATGGTATTTAAACCAGTGCTATTATCTGGCAAATGGTTTTACTTTATTTTCGCTATTGCTATTACCAGCTCAGTGCAAATGGTCGGTGTATTTCTAGTGTTCAGTACGTTGATTATTCCAGCGTTGGCTACAGTAAAGCTGGCAAGGTTTAAAACGCGTTTTGCCTACCTTATTGGCGTGTTAGCTTATTTAATTGGTCTAATCGCCTCGGCAACATGGGATTTACCAAGTGGCTCTGCAATAGTTTGGTCATTAGCTATGGTCGCGATTATTGTTACTTTGCTGATGCATAAGTTTTCTATAATAAAAACTTAA
- a CDS encoding CvfB family protein, producing MAEIGKINTLKVVKLTEFGAYLDGADLGEILLPTRYLPDGCAEGLDVSVFIYFDSNDRLIATTETPKGQVDDFVSLKVLQVNNTGAFLDWGLPKDLLVPYNQQHHKMVVGKYYLVKIYRDIQTDRIAASSKLDKYLDIWPANYEIGERVNLTIGDKTDLGFKAIINDRNWGLLYDNEIFQPLRVGKKILGYVKTMRSDGRVDLTLTRPGIGKVNDFAPTFIAYLQDNDGFSAINDKSSPELIQQTFGVSKKTFKSTVGNLFKHGRVSIEADGIRFVKNPQPKKPAAKVNPNKGKSTPDKTSRGKSNKSFAKKPQSSKPKTYKKQASDKANPYKNSSK from the coding sequence ATGGCAGAAATAGGCAAAATCAATACGCTAAAGGTCGTTAAACTCACCGAATTTGGCGCCTACTTGGATGGTGCGGACTTAGGCGAAATACTTTTACCGACTCGCTATTTGCCAGATGGTTGTGCTGAAGGCCTTGATGTTAGCGTGTTTATTTATTTTGACTCTAATGATCGCCTTATCGCTACAACTGAAACACCTAAAGGCCAAGTTGACGACTTCGTCAGCTTAAAGGTATTACAAGTAAATAATACTGGCGCTTTTTTAGATTGGGGCTTACCTAAGGACTTATTAGTACCTTATAACCAGCAGCATCATAAAATGGTTGTTGGTAAATACTATTTAGTAAAGATTTATCGTGATATACAAACTGACCGTATTGCGGCTTCGAGCAAGTTAGATAAATATCTAGATATATGGCCAGCGAATTATGAAATTGGCGAACGCGTAAACCTAACCATTGGTGATAAAACAGATCTAGGTTTTAAAGCAATCATCAATGATAGAAATTGGGGTTTGTTATACGATAATGAGATATTCCAACCATTGAGAGTTGGTAAAAAAATATTAGGTTACGTTAAAACTATGCGCAGTGATGGCCGAGTAGATCTAACCCTAACACGCCCCGGCATTGGTAAAGTAAATGACTTTGCACCAACCTTTATCGCATATTTACAAGATAACGATGGGTTTAGTGCAATTAACGATAAAAGCTCGCCTGAGCTTATTCAACAAACTTTTGGTGTAAGCAAGAAAACCTTTAAAAGCACTGTTGGAAATTTATTTAAGCATGGCCGAGTCAGCATTGAAGCCGACGGTATTCGTTTTGTTAAAAACCCACAACCGAAAAAGCCAGCAGCAAAAGTTAACCCAAATAAGGGTAAGTCTACCCCAGATAAAACTAGTCGTGGAAAATCAAACAAATCTTTTGCTAAAAAGCCACAATCGAGTAAACCGAAAACTTATAAGAAACAAGCTAGCGATAAAGCGAATCCGTACAAAAATAGCTCTAAATAG
- a CDS encoding tellurite resistance TerB family protein, translating to MLTRIRIFIRNLQQDSVVNNTLSLEIATAVLLFEVMRADHKYEEEEKAKLIELLQHHFQLDKSEVNDVLALAEDESHHANDFYRYTTLINEQYELSDRIKIVELLWKVAYSDGHLDVIEEHIIRRIADLLHLRHGEFIQCKLKVQNQHSEG from the coding sequence ATGCTCACAAGAATCCGAATTTTTATCCGAAACCTGCAACAAGACAGCGTTGTAAATAACACCCTCTCCCTTGAAATAGCCACTGCGGTATTACTGTTTGAAGTAATGCGTGCTGATCATAAATATGAAGAAGAAGAAAAAGCAAAACTGATAGAGCTTTTGCAACACCATTTTCAGTTAGATAAAAGTGAAGTTAATGATGTATTAGCCCTTGCTGAAGATGAGTCACATCACGCTAATGACTTTTACCGTTATACCACATTAATTAACGAACAATATGAACTGAGCGATAGAATCAAAATTGTTGAGTTGTTATGGAAAGTTGCCTATTCAGATGGACATTTAGATGTCATTGAAGAACACATAATCAGACGAATTGCTGATCTATTGCATTTACGCCATGGTGAATTTATTCAATGTAAATTGAAGGTGCAAAATCAACATTCAGAGGGCTAA
- a CDS encoding sensor domain-containing diguanylate cyclase: protein MLKKISINTLMKWSWFLLTLLMIIITINYRYHVEIPTEERAIQKLYKRELNALYYSLRQTFNNLYMMNKDYALWDDTYAFITDQNNEYLISNFADQTFINLGIDAVFIVDLNDNILFKKGWDHSREKPLEFSKLDENGKFSSANLLNYKNGSDANPVGLISTEHGAMIFSASNITDTDAIKKSNGKMVFLQRFDQNTADILSKETQLSLTIIPFSPKYKHTQKINLMLQDKDIQSSDNWLVEDINQQPLFVLNVKHQQKYAPKILTTEIIISILVQVSILAFMYLLIRQLFLKAIKNINSEITTMANTKSIAPIESHTKITEFQFFSTEFNHLVNTVKHQQQQLEKLSTTDSLTQIPNRMAFEQHFAKEWAHLQRNNTPFAIVMCDIDYFKKYNDSLGHLQGDEALKQVAKALAMSSRRINDIVARYGGEEFVILFGGIDFAGLQMKLNEIIESINALNIAHPDSDVAQHITLSLGATLMTPPRNIDEQPNLIRAMSIADNALYLAKSKGRNRAEIAIDK from the coding sequence ATGCTTAAAAAAATATCAATAAATACATTAATGAAATGGTCATGGTTTCTTTTGACGTTATTGATGATAATCATCACTATAAATTATCGCTATCATGTTGAAATACCGACTGAAGAACGGGCTATCCAGAAACTGTATAAGCGAGAATTAAACGCTCTTTATTACTCTCTAAGACAAACATTTAATAATTTGTACATGATGAACAAGGACTATGCGCTTTGGGACGATACATATGCATTTATTACCGACCAAAACAACGAATATTTAATTAGCAACTTTGCCGATCAAACGTTTATTAACTTAGGAATTGATGCGGTATTTATTGTCGATCTTAACGATAATATCCTATTCAAAAAAGGTTGGGATCATAGTCGTGAAAAGCCTCTTGAGTTTAGCAAATTGGATGAAAACGGAAAATTTTCGTCCGCTAACTTACTCAACTATAAGAATGGTAGTGATGCCAATCCTGTGGGTTTGATCAGCACAGAACATGGCGCGATGATATTTAGTGCTTCCAATATTACCGACACTGATGCAATAAAGAAAAGTAACGGTAAAATGGTATTTCTCCAGCGCTTTGATCAAAATACGGCGGATATTCTAAGTAAAGAAACGCAACTAAGCCTAACAATCATTCCCTTTAGCCCTAAATATAAGCACACACAAAAAATAAACTTGATGCTTCAAGATAAAGACATTCAGTCATCTGACAATTGGTTGGTGGAGGACATTAACCAACAGCCCTTATTTGTGCTTAATGTAAAGCACCAACAAAAATACGCTCCGAAAATTTTAACCACCGAGATTATCATCTCTATATTAGTGCAAGTAAGCATTTTAGCGTTTATGTACTTGTTGATACGACAACTGTTTTTAAAAGCAATTAAAAACATCAACAGTGAAATTACCACGATGGCGAATACCAAATCCATAGCGCCAATAGAAAGCCACACAAAGATCACTGAATTTCAATTTTTTTCTACCGAGTTTAATCATCTGGTCAACACAGTAAAACATCAGCAACAACAATTAGAAAAACTGAGTACAACAGACTCTCTCACCCAAATCCCCAATCGCATGGCATTTGAACAACATTTCGCTAAAGAATGGGCACACTTACAGCGTAATAATACTCCGTTTGCTATCGTAATGTGTGATATTGATTACTTTAAAAAATACAATGATTCTCTCGGTCATTTACAGGGTGACGAAGCCCTCAAACAAGTAGCAAAAGCACTGGCTATGTCGAGCCGTAGAATTAATGATATTGTTGCACGTTACGGCGGGGAAGAATTTGTAATATTATTCGGTGGGATTGATTTTGCCGGACTACAAATGAAACTCAATGAAATTATCGAGAGCATTAACGCCCTTAATATCGCTCACCCTGATTCAGACGTTGCACAGCACATCACATTAAGTTTAGGTGCAACATTAATGACGCCCCCAAGAAACATTGATGAACAACCTAATTTGATCCGCGCAATGAGTATTGCCGACAATGCACTTTACCTCGCCAAAAGCAAAGGACGCAACCGCGCCGAAATTGCTATTGATAAATAA
- the nagX gene encoding transmembrane glucosamine N-acetyltransferase NagX: MSNIETEIKTKKTKRLLSIDALRGFDMFWILGAEGLFSALFIITGLSFFNLAANEMLHSAWHGFTFYDLIFPLFILLSGVSLGLAAKPIAGLSKQQKNEKYRHAIKRLVLLIVLGVLYNHGWGTGIPADFGEIRYVSVLGRIGLAWFVAAMLVWHFKTKTQLYITAAIFVGYWIILSFVSIGDFGGSNLGPELSINAWVDQTMLPGIRYQNLAVDPEGLLSNLGSILNCLVGVFIGRLMSKQKQVANVLLRNLLIIGVVSLSAGWLLNSFLPVNKTLWTPTFVLVTCGWSTLFLALFYWLIDMQNWQTWAKPFAIIGMNSIIIYLGTSLMNWQYLVNSFFGGILSPLSEGWQALWTIVFLLLLQWLLLAWMYRHKIFIKV; the protein is encoded by the coding sequence ATGTCTAATATTGAAACCGAAATAAAAACAAAAAAAACTAAACGCTTACTGTCAATAGATGCTCTTAGGGGCTTTGACATGTTCTGGATCCTGGGAGCGGAAGGACTATTTTCAGCATTATTTATAATTACCGGTCTATCATTTTTTAATTTAGCCGCTAATGAAATGCTGCATTCAGCTTGGCATGGATTTACATTTTACGATTTAATTTTCCCATTATTTATTTTACTTTCGGGCGTGAGCCTTGGTCTTGCAGCAAAACCAATAGCTGGATTATCTAAGCAGCAAAAAAATGAAAAATATCGCCATGCAATAAAACGCTTAGTGTTACTAATCGTATTAGGTGTGCTTTATAACCATGGTTGGGGCACTGGTATTCCTGCAGACTTTGGCGAGATAAGATACGTAAGTGTACTCGGACGCATTGGTTTGGCGTGGTTTGTTGCTGCTATGCTGGTTTGGCACTTTAAAACAAAAACTCAACTTTATATTACCGCCGCTATATTTGTTGGCTACTGGATAATTTTATCATTTGTTAGTATTGGTGATTTTGGTGGCAGTAATCTAGGCCCTGAACTTTCTATTAATGCCTGGGTTGATCAAACGATGTTACCGGGTATTCGTTATCAAAACTTAGCGGTTGACCCTGAAGGTTTATTGTCAAATTTAGGCTCGATATTAAATTGTTTAGTTGGTGTTTTTATCGGCCGATTAATGAGTAAACAGAAACAAGTTGCTAATGTCTTGCTACGTAATTTACTCATTATTGGTGTAGTTTCATTAAGCGCGGGTTGGTTATTAAACTCGTTTTTACCGGTAAACAAAACATTGTGGACACCAACGTTCGTATTAGTGACTTGTGGTTGGAGTACATTGTTTTTAGCGCTGTTTTATTGGTTGATTGATATGCAAAACTGGCAAACATGGGCCAAGCCTTTTGCTATTATTGGGATGAATTCAATCATAATTTACCTTGGTACATCGTTAATGAATTGGCAATATCTAGTGAACAGCTTTTTTGGCGGAATATTGTCTCCCCTTAGTGAAGGCTGGCAAGCATTGTGGACTATTGTGTTTTTATTGTTACTACAATGGCTATTACTGGCCTGGATGTATCGCCATAAGATATTTATTAAAGTCTGA
- a CDS encoding efflux RND transporter periplasmic adaptor subunit — MATKKQIIIPIIVLIAGVGAMMFFSSMKKPPEEKKDVDLTPIVSVQEVDVMPINLDVTSYGVVQPKYETEMVAQVSGQILSLSDDFVRGGFIKKGQILATIDPSDYEAALIEAQANYASAIASLELEKAQGKVAEREWQRIKDTSPTELSLRKPQLAQEMARVKASQAAVKRAKRNLERTKIISPYDAMIASREIGLGSFVGVGSKLGKLLNVSVAKVRLPVADNQLQFLLASGEQAKVILSSDYSGKKQQWHATIARSEGVIDNSSRMNYLVAEIQDPYGLKNGTTPIRYGTYVNAHIAGINMESAVLVPRHLVIANQVAVLDEEFKLRYKTVSIVRQQGDKVVVSAGLEQGELLITSALDFPVSGMKLALIDADGQDDDAENAETQLAQKGQ; from the coding sequence GTGGCCACGAAAAAACAAATAATCATTCCAATCATAGTCTTAATCGCTGGTGTTGGTGCAATGATGTTTTTCTCTTCGATGAAGAAACCGCCTGAAGAGAAAAAGGACGTTGATTTAACACCAATTGTTTCAGTACAAGAAGTCGATGTTATGCCAATTAACTTGGATGTGACTTCTTACGGTGTAGTGCAACCAAAGTACGAAACAGAAATGGTTGCGCAAGTAAGTGGGCAAATATTGTCATTGTCAGACGATTTCGTCCGTGGTGGTTTTATTAAAAAAGGTCAAATACTCGCAACTATTGACCCTAGTGACTATGAAGCTGCGCTTATTGAAGCACAGGCAAATTACGCCTCTGCTATTGCATCGCTTGAGCTGGAGAAAGCTCAAGGTAAAGTTGCTGAACGAGAATGGCAACGAATTAAAGATACATCCCCAACAGAGCTTAGTTTACGTAAGCCTCAACTTGCTCAAGAAATGGCACGAGTCAAAGCCTCTCAAGCTGCGGTAAAACGCGCAAAAAGAAATTTAGAACGAACTAAAATTATCTCTCCATATGATGCAATGATAGCTAGCCGAGAAATTGGCTTAGGCTCATTTGTTGGTGTGGGTAGTAAATTAGGAAAACTTCTTAATGTTTCGGTTGCGAAGGTAAGATTGCCTGTTGCAGATAATCAATTGCAGTTTTTATTGGCAAGTGGTGAGCAAGCTAAAGTTATATTGAGCAGTGATTACTCCGGTAAAAAGCAGCAATGGCATGCAACAATAGCGCGCTCAGAAGGGGTTATCGATAATAGCTCAAGAATGAATTATCTGGTTGCAGAAATTCAAGACCCTTACGGTTTAAAAAATGGTACTACGCCAATTCGCTATGGTACTTATGTAAATGCTCATATTGCCGGTATTAATATGGAATCAGCAGTGCTAGTACCAAGACATTTAGTTATCGCCAATCAAGTTGCAGTGTTAGACGAAGAATTTAAGTTGCGCTATAAAACGGTTTCTATTGTACGCCAACAAGGTGACAAAGTAGTTGTTTCAGCAGGGCTTGAGCAAGGCGAACTGTTGATCACTTCAGCATTAGATTTTCCTGTATCAGGGATGAAACTTGCTTTGATTGATGCAGATGGTCAAGACGATGACGCAGAAAATGCCGAGACGCAATTAGCGCAAAAAGGTCAATAA
- a CDS encoding efflux RND transporter permease subunit translates to MIDTNKGIISWFARNPVAANLLMIIIIIGGLLTMGTIRKQFFPQVEINWLEYRALYPGAAPQEVEEGITIKVEEALESIQGLERMITYSNRNVSYGWFRVSETYDPQIVLEEVKSQIDSISSFPAGMERPTVERIKLRQEVQYISLYGDMSQKQLKAFGRKIHDEIQQLPLINVSEFHSGLNYEIGIEVSKDKLREYKLSFSQVAEAVRNWSRNMSAGQIRAENGYINLRVENQAYIGHEFENLPLITRADGSTILLGEVAKISDDFEQGIQYSKFNGKNSVTFFIGAANDQSITDVAKVINRYIDNKQEQLPDGVHLETWVDMTEYLEGRLDLMFNNLIGGGILVFLMLATFLRVRLAFWVMMGLPVCFLGTLLFMPTGMIDVTVNVISLFAFILVLGIVVDDAIVMGESAHSEVEAKGHSLDNVIRGVKRVAMPATFGVLTTIAAFLPFLFDDGPTSAFGKAIGFVVVLCLLFSLVESKLILPAHLARMKPKVFNPKNPLDRLRAFIDRNLRAFIENKYRPFLRKAVKYRYVVVCTFIAFMLICAGLFQGGLVRFIGQPKIPHDFPRIQLEMNLDSSEQATLSAIQAIKKSLFEVDAQIEEEFGTKMISDMQVDLRRRTSARIMVKLVDPELRPMNTFELADRWRANMPLIAGVKSLNTQDNLFGNDRDDGDISFRLEGNDEDQLIQASRELTAKLNSLLGVSDVNNSRMNSAREVQFKLKPLAYSMGLTLRDVASQVSYSFYGLEAQRILRDGEEVKVMVRYPIEDRSSIGHVEDVLIQAANGAEIPLSEVADIMVTDGVTQIRRENGNRTINVWANVDAEQAQPFEIAKDIRENFMPNLLKKYPMVKSEVAGRIQEEIDSQNTQMRDFIISLLIIYSLLAVPLKSYSQPVIIMSVIPFGVIGSVLGHMIMGIDLSALSILGIIAAAGVVVNDSLVMIDYINNAKKAGIKATIAVVDAGCSRFRAILLTSLTTFIGLVPIMMETSMQAKMVIPMAVSLGYGVLFATVVTLLLIPCLYIVVTDIKGLFKRKKSSQAVEPVLTHEVEA, encoded by the coding sequence ATGATTGATACAAATAAAGGAATTATTTCTTGGTTTGCGCGTAATCCAGTAGCTGCCAACTTACTGATGATCATCATTATTATTGGTGGCTTATTAACTATGGGGACTATTCGTAAGCAGTTCTTTCCCCAAGTTGAAATCAATTGGCTAGAGTATCGAGCCTTATACCCTGGTGCTGCTCCGCAAGAAGTAGAAGAGGGCATAACCATAAAAGTTGAAGAAGCGCTTGAATCTATACAAGGTTTAGAGCGAATGATCACTTATTCAAACCGTAATGTTTCTTACGGTTGGTTCCGAGTTAGTGAAACGTATGATCCACAAATTGTACTCGAAGAAGTAAAGTCACAAATTGATTCTATTTCGTCATTTCCTGCAGGTATGGAAAGGCCCACCGTTGAACGGATTAAACTGCGCCAAGAAGTGCAGTACATAAGTTTGTATGGAGATATGAGTCAAAAGCAATTGAAAGCGTTTGGTCGTAAAATACATGATGAAATCCAACAGTTGCCTTTAATTAATGTATCTGAATTTCACAGTGGTCTGAATTATGAAATCGGCATTGAAGTAAGTAAAGACAAACTTAGGGAATATAAGCTCTCATTTTCTCAAGTTGCAGAGGCCGTGCGCAACTGGTCACGTAATATGTCCGCAGGACAAATACGTGCTGAAAATGGCTATATAAATTTACGAGTAGAAAACCAGGCTTATATTGGGCATGAGTTTGAGAACCTACCTTTAATTACCCGTGCAGATGGCTCTACTATCTTGCTTGGCGAAGTGGCGAAAATTTCCGATGATTTTGAACAAGGTATTCAATATTCCAAGTTTAATGGCAAAAATTCAGTAACGTTTTTCATTGGTGCAGCCAACGATCAAAGTATTACTGATGTCGCTAAAGTTATTAATCGATACATTGATAACAAACAGGAACAATTACCAGATGGCGTTCACTTGGAAACTTGGGTCGATATGACAGAGTACCTTGAAGGCCGACTCGATTTAATGTTTAACAACCTTATTGGTGGCGGTATTTTAGTATTCTTAATGTTGGCAACTTTCTTAAGAGTTCGACTTGCGTTTTGGGTAATGATGGGGCTACCGGTGTGTTTCTTAGGTACGTTACTGTTTATGCCAACAGGCATGATTGATGTCACAGTTAACGTTATCAGTTTATTCGCTTTTATTCTTGTCCTCGGTATAGTCGTCGATGATGCCATAGTGATGGGAGAAAGTGCCCATAGTGAGGTCGAAGCTAAGGGGCACAGTTTAGATAATGTGATACGTGGAGTAAAACGGGTTGCCATGCCTGCCACGTTCGGTGTTTTAACAACGATTGCTGCTTTTTTACCATTCTTATTTGATGATGGTCCAACGTCAGCGTTTGGTAAAGCAATTGGTTTTGTGGTTGTACTGTGTCTTTTATTTTCGTTAGTTGAATCTAAATTAATTCTGCCTGCCCATTTAGCTCGTATGAAACCGAAAGTATTTAATCCCAAAAATCCGCTTGATAGATTAAGAGCGTTTATTGATCGTAATTTACGAGCATTTATCGAAAATAAATATCGACCATTTCTACGCAAAGCAGTGAAATATCGTTATGTAGTTGTGTGTACATTTATCGCGTTTATGTTGATTTGTGCAGGCTTATTCCAAGGCGGTTTAGTACGATTTATTGGTCAACCGAAAATACCTCATGATTTCCCAAGAATTCAATTAGAAATGAATTTAGATTCATCTGAGCAAGCAACATTATCGGCAATTCAAGCAATTAAAAAATCATTGTTTGAGGTTGATGCTCAAATTGAAGAAGAATTTGGCACCAAAATGATTTCTGATATGCAGGTTGATTTAAGACGAAGAACGTCTGCCCGCATCATGGTGAAATTAGTTGACCCTGAATTACGTCCTATGAATACGTTTGAGCTTGCTGATCGTTGGCGCGCCAATATGCCATTAATTGCTGGCGTTAAAAGTTTAAATACTCAAGATAATTTATTTGGTAATGACAGGGACGATGGTGACATTAGTTTCCGCCTCGAAGGGAATGATGAAGATCAGCTTATTCAAGCGTCAAGGGAGTTAACGGCTAAGCTTAATTCTTTGTTAGGGGTTAGCGATGTAAACAACTCTCGAATGAATTCAGCTCGAGAAGTACAGTTTAAACTTAAGCCACTAGCCTACTCTATGGGGCTTACATTAAGAGATGTAGCTTCACAAGTTAGCTATAGTTTTTATGGCCTTGAGGCACAGCGTATACTACGTGATGGTGAAGAAGTTAAAGTGATGGTGCGCTATCCAATAGAAGATCGCAGCTCGATTGGGCATGTGGAAGATGTTCTTATACAAGCTGCCAATGGTGCTGAAATTCCATTATCTGAAGTTGCTGACATTATGGTAACGGACGGCGTAACTCAGATTCGCCGAGAAAATGGTAACCGAACTATTAACGTATGGGCTAATGTGGACGCAGAACAAGCGCAACCATTTGAAATAGCCAAAGACATTCGTGAAAACTTTATGCCTAACTTACTTAAAAAGTACCCTATGGTGAAAAGTGAAGTGGCGGGAAGAATTCAGGAAGAGATTGATAGCCAGAATACCCAAATGCGTGACTTTATCATCTCGTTGTTGATTATTTATAGCTTACTTGCCGTGCCATTAAAGTCTTACAGTCAACCGGTAATTATTATGTCGGTGATCCCGTTTGGTGTTATTGGCTCTGTGCTTGGTCATATGATCATGGGTATAGACTTAAGCGCCTTATCGATATTGGGAATTATTGCAGCTGCTGGGGTAGTGGTAAATGACTCTCTGGTGATGATTGATTATATTAACAATGCGAAAAAAGCAGGTATTAAAGCTACGATTGCCGTAGTGGATGCAGGGTGTAGTCGTTTTAGAGCGATTTTACTTACCTCGTTAACCACGTTTATTGGCTTAGTACCAATTATGATGGAAACCAGCATGCAAGCGAAAATGGTGATTCCAATGGCTGTTTCGTTAGGCTACGGTGTATTATTTGCCACAGTGGTAACGCTATTGTTGATACCTTGTTTGTACATTGTGGTTACGGATATCAAAGGCTTGTTTAAAAGGAAGAAATCGAGCCAAGCTGTTGAGCCAGTGTTAACCCACGAGGTGGAAGCATAA
- the folA gene encoding type 3 dihydrofolate reductase, whose translation MTTLSMIVAHANGRVIGKDNQMPWHMPADLKYFKQTTLKKPVIMGRKTFESIGFPLPGRRNIVISRDESYQADGIETVTSVDAALALVTDVEEIMVIGGGSIYEHCLKAAQRLYITEIDLTVDGDTLFPDYNVNNDWQCVKEDAHNADDKNPHNYNFKVYERI comes from the coding sequence ATGACCACATTATCTATGATTGTTGCCCACGCGAATGGCCGTGTTATTGGTAAAGATAATCAAATGCCTTGGCACATGCCTGCCGATTTAAAGTACTTCAAACAAACAACCTTAAAAAAGCCGGTGATTATGGGACGAAAAACCTTTGAATCAATAGGTTTTCCATTACCTGGTCGACGGAATATTGTTATTAGCCGCGATGAAAGTTATCAGGCAGATGGTATTGAAACAGTAACATCTGTAGATGCTGCTTTAGCCCTTGTGACGGACGTAGAAGAGATAATGGTGATAGGTGGTGGCAGTATTTACGAACACTGCTTAAAAGCAGCCCAGCGCCTTTATATTACCGAAATTGACCTAACTGTAGATGGTGATACCCTATTTCCAGATTATAACGTCAATAATGACTGGCAATGCGTTAAAGAAGATGCTCACAATGCTGATGATAAAAACCCGCATAACTACAACTTTAAAGTGTATGAACGAATTTAG